The Euphorbia lathyris chromosome 2, ddEupLath1.1, whole genome shotgun sequence genome includes a window with the following:
- the LOC136217856 gene encoding probable UDP-arabinopyranose mutase 2 → MARSSIKPTPLLKDELDIVIPTIRNLDFLEMWRPFFEQYHLIIVQDGDPTKVIKVPEGFDYELYNRNDINRILGPKASCISFKDSACRCFGYMVSKKKYIYTIDDDCFVAKDPSGKDINALEQHIKNLLCPSTPTFFNTLYDPYREGADFVRGYPFSLREGVPTAVSHGLWLNIPDYDAPTQLVKPLERNTRYVDAVLTIPKSTLFPMCGMNLAFDRELIGPAMYFGLMGDGQPVGRYDDMWAGWCMKVICDHMGWGVKTGLPYIWHSKASNPFVNLKKEYNGIFWQEELIPFFQSAVLPKECTTVQKCYVELAKQVKDKLGKLDPYFIKLSDAMSTWIEAWDDLNNSSVKPAVVPNGTAK, encoded by the exons ATGGCGAGATCTTCCATCAAACCTACTCCCCTCTTGAAAGATGAGCTTGATATAGTCATACCTACCATTAGAAATCTCGATTTCTTGGAGATGTGGAGGCCTTTTTTTGAGCAATATCACTTGATCATTGTTCAAGATGGCGATCCAACAAAGGTCATTAAGGTCCCTGAAGGTTTTGACTATGAGCTTTACAATAGGAATGACATTAACAGGATTTTGGGTCCTAAGGCTTCCTGCATTTCCTTCAAGGATTCTGCTTGTCGCTGCTTCGGTTATATGGTCTCTAAGAAGAAGTACATCTACACTATCGATGACGATTGCTTT GTTGCCAAAGACCCATCAGGCAAAGATATCAATGCACTCGAGCAGCACATCAAAAACCTTCTCTGTCCATCGACTCCAACTTTCTTCAATACTCTCTATGATCCATACAGAGAAGGTGCAGACTTTGTTCGTGGATATCCTTTCAGTCTCCGAGAGGGTGTTCCAACTGCTGTTTCTCATGGACTCTGGCTTAACATTCCTGATTATGATGCTCCTACCCAGCTTGTGAAACCTCTTGAGAGAAATACAAG ATATGTTGATGCTGTCTTGACCATACCCAAAAGCACCCTGTTCCCAATGTGTGGTATGAACCTGGCATTTGACCGTGAATTGATTGGACCTGCAATGTACTTTGGTCTCATGGGTGATGGTCAGCCCGTTGGGCGCTACGACGATATGTGGGCTGGCTGGTGCATGAAG GTGATATGCGACCACATGGGATGGGGAGTTAAGACTGGACTGCCCTACATATGGCACAGCAAAGCAAGCAACCCATTTGTGAATCTTAAGAAAGAATACAATGGAATATTCTGGCAGGAAGAGCTGATTCCATTCTTCCAATCTGCTGTTCTTCCAAAAGAATGCACAACTGTTCAGAAATGCTACGTTGAACTGGCGAAGCAGGTGAAGGATAAACTTGGAAAGCTGGATCCTTACTTCATTAAACTATCAGATGCCATGTCTACTTGGATTGAAGCTTGGGACGACCTTAACAATTCGTCTGTTAAACCTGCAGTAGTTCCCAATGGTACTGCTAAGTAG